A region of Chitinophaga horti DNA encodes the following proteins:
- a CDS encoding alpha/beta hydrolase family protein — MRAFLRRSAVLLLLTPAYTYAQQPGKKPLDHTVYDGWQSIGAKTISNDGKWVAYVIQPQEGDATLVVTDSKGTRKLEVPRGITPSVTEDSKYVLFTIKPLYKDTRQARIKKKKPDEMPRDTMAYVQLGSHEIIRIPQVKTFKTPEKGAGVIAYTLEKPKADTSAKKRELKGQPHYDSFLDADDDKPGSDKPTDGSTLVIWNYAKKTIDTVKNVTDFTFSKPGNKLLLVTKPDKKDSLAKPSVMLWDIASRKTDILNRGAGNYKFFTFDEEGRQVAYLAERDSAKAIQKSHKLYYYAPGADSAVIVADNNSKGIPAKWGVSENGSLSFSKDGKKLFFGTSPVAPPKDTNIVDFEVAKVDVWHYQDDYLQTQQLKTLDRDLKKSFTAVYYPATKQLVQLADRKMDFLIFPDNNNGPYALGYSDYDQRIALQWTGKTLKTLYLVNTVTGERKVIKDKLIGLQNISPEGKFINWFDLEKSQHFAYEVATGVTREITTAIPTKLADEENDVPDFAGSYGAPTWLEGDKYLYVNDRYDIWQVDPQGKEAPVMITGGYGRKTRTVLRYVKLDKEEKFIRPKQSLLLSAYNDSTKYGGYFSLKLGDKKGPQQIALGPYGYLGIEKAVNADMFLFQRMNYVESPDVYAGKNIASAVKLSAINPQQKEYNWGTAELFKWTTFSGKQTEGILYKPEDFDPSKKYPVLFYFYEKLTDGLYGYQPPAPTPSRLNISFFVSRGYLVLAPDISYEIGHPGESAYDYIVSGAEALTKNPWADKANMGIQGQSWGGYQVAYLVTRTNMFKAAWAGAPVANMTSAYGGIRWESGMNRQFQYEHTQSRIGATLWEKPELYIENSPLFHLPKVNTPMVIMANDADGAVPWYQGIELFTGLRRLGKPVWMLNYNNEAHNLVQRQNRKDIQVREQQFFDHMLKGAPAAQWIKYGLPATDKGRNWGFENAAE; from the coding sequence ATGAGAGCATTTTTAAGAAGAAGTGCGGTGCTGCTATTATTAACACCGGCTTATACCTATGCACAACAGCCAGGTAAAAAACCACTCGACCATACCGTGTACGACGGATGGCAAAGCATTGGCGCCAAAACCATCAGCAACGATGGTAAATGGGTAGCCTACGTTATTCAGCCACAGGAAGGTGACGCCACACTGGTGGTTACCGACAGCAAAGGCACCAGGAAACTGGAAGTGCCCCGCGGTATTACGCCTTCTGTTACGGAGGATAGTAAGTATGTACTGTTCACCATCAAACCGTTGTACAAAGACACCCGCCAGGCGCGCATCAAAAAGAAGAAGCCGGATGAAATGCCCAGGGATACAATGGCTTACGTACAGCTCGGCAGCCACGAGATCATCCGCATCCCGCAGGTAAAAACATTTAAAACGCCTGAAAAGGGAGCCGGTGTTATTGCGTACACACTCGAAAAGCCTAAGGCAGATACCAGTGCAAAGAAACGTGAACTGAAAGGCCAGCCACACTACGATAGCTTCCTGGACGCCGACGACGACAAACCAGGCAGCGATAAACCGACCGACGGCAGCACGCTCGTAATCTGGAACTATGCGAAGAAAACGATCGACACGGTAAAAAACGTGACGGACTTTACCTTCAGCAAACCCGGTAACAAACTGTTACTGGTGACTAAACCTGATAAGAAAGATTCCCTCGCGAAACCTTCGGTCATGTTGTGGGATATTGCTTCCCGTAAAACAGACATCCTTAACCGCGGTGCAGGCAACTATAAATTTTTTACGTTCGATGAGGAAGGCAGACAGGTAGCGTATCTCGCAGAAAGGGACAGCGCCAAAGCTATTCAGAAATCGCACAAATTATACTACTACGCTCCCGGCGCCGACAGTGCCGTGATCGTAGCAGACAACAACAGCAAAGGCATTCCCGCCAAATGGGGCGTATCCGAAAATGGTTCGCTTAGTTTTTCGAAGGATGGCAAAAAGCTGTTCTTTGGTACGTCACCTGTTGCCCCGCCCAAGGATACCAACATCGTAGACTTTGAAGTGGCAAAGGTGGATGTGTGGCATTACCAGGACGATTATCTGCAAACACAGCAGCTCAAAACGCTGGACCGCGACCTGAAAAAGAGTTTTACCGCCGTGTACTACCCTGCTACGAAACAACTGGTGCAACTGGCCGACCGCAAAATGGATTTCCTCATTTTCCCGGATAACAATAACGGCCCATACGCACTCGGCTACAGCGATTACGATCAGCGCATTGCGTTGCAGTGGACAGGCAAGACGCTGAAAACACTGTACCTCGTTAACACGGTAACCGGCGAACGTAAGGTGATCAAAGACAAACTGATCGGCCTGCAGAACATATCGCCAGAGGGTAAGTTTATTAACTGGTTCGACCTGGAAAAGAGCCAGCACTTTGCTTACGAAGTTGCTACGGGCGTTACGCGGGAGATTACGACTGCCATCCCTACTAAACTGGCAGACGAGGAAAACGACGTACCCGATTTCGCTGGATCTTACGGCGCACCCACCTGGCTGGAAGGCGACAAATATCTGTATGTAAACGACCGTTACGACATCTGGCAGGTAGACCCGCAGGGAAAAGAAGCACCGGTGATGATCACCGGCGGTTACGGCCGTAAAACGCGTACTGTATTGCGTTACGTAAAGCTGGACAAAGAAGAAAAATTCATCCGCCCGAAACAAAGCCTGTTATTATCTGCATACAACGACAGCACCAAATACGGCGGCTACTTTAGCCTGAAACTGGGTGATAAAAAAGGTCCGCAGCAAATCGCACTCGGCCCCTACGGTTACCTTGGCATAGAGAAAGCAGTGAACGCAGATATGTTCCTCTTCCAGCGGATGAACTATGTGGAAAGTCCGGACGTATATGCCGGTAAAAACATTGCCAGCGCCGTGAAACTGAGCGCAATCAACCCACAGCAAAAGGAATACAACTGGGGCACCGCCGAACTGTTTAAATGGACCACCTTCAGCGGTAAACAAACAGAAGGCATTTTATATAAACCAGAGGACTTTGATCCTAGTAAAAAATATCCCGTACTGTTTTATTTCTATGAGAAGCTGACAGACGGACTCTATGGCTACCAGCCACCTGCGCCAACGCCTTCGAGGCTGAACATCAGCTTCTTCGTAAGCCGCGGTTACCTCGTACTGGCACCGGATATCAGTTACGAAATCGGTCACCCCGGTGAGAGCGCATACGACTACATTGTAAGCGGTGCCGAAGCGCTGACTAAAAATCCATGGGCCGACAAAGCCAATATGGGTATACAGGGACAGAGCTGGGGCGGTTACCAGGTGGCTTACCTGGTGACGCGTACTAATATGTTCAAGGCCGCCTGGGCCGGTGCCCCGGTAGCCAACATGACCAGTGCCTATGGAGGTATTCGTTGGGAAAGCGGCATGAACCGCCAGTTCCAGTACGAGCACACCCAAAGCCGAATTGGCGCCACCCTGTGGGAAAAGCCGGAGCTATACATCGAAAACTCTCCCCTTTTCCACTTGCCGAAGGTAAACACCCCTATGGTGATTATGGCCAACGACGCCGACGGTGCCGTACCGTGGTACCAGGGTATAGAGCTGTTTACCGGCCTGCGCCGCCTGGGTAAGCCGGTTTGGATGCTGAACTACAACAACGAAGCCCACAACCTGGTACAACGCCAGAACCGGAAAGACATTCAGGTACGGGAACAACAATTCTTCGACCATATGTTGAAAGGCGCGCCCGCCGCCCAGTGGATCAAATACGGACTGCCCGCCACTGACAAAGGCCGAAACTGGGGGTTTGAAAATGCCGCCGAGTAA
- a CDS encoding DUF4230 domain-containing protein, whose protein sequence is MKKIIGWLLLVLALIGVFFIGKQFGGKTVSEQVVSNSLIVREIAELASLEVQGNASIKRSNVENDGTWSNNMRKLFMESTIWVNVPYTAKFGVDLDDKNFDIDVSEKRVTVHLPVPKLLSYELKIDKMETSNKKGWLMFSDDETYTDVQKKLYQTSRGQLEHNVTYLQSAKTKIQQVIARYYEPLGYEVRVQFGSENAVTVLPLKKD, encoded by the coding sequence ATGAAAAAGATAATCGGTTGGCTTTTACTGGTATTGGCATTGATAGGCGTATTTTTTATCGGCAAACAATTTGGCGGTAAAACTGTGAGTGAACAGGTGGTGTCGAACAGCCTGATCGTACGCGAAATAGCCGAACTCGCATCGCTGGAAGTGCAGGGGAACGCCAGTATTAAACGCAGCAATGTGGAGAACGACGGCACCTGGAGCAACAATATGCGCAAGCTGTTCATGGAAAGCACCATCTGGGTAAATGTGCCTTATACCGCCAAATTTGGCGTGGACCTGGACGATAAAAACTTCGACATCGACGTTTCAGAAAAGCGTGTAACCGTACACCTGCCCGTGCCCAAACTGCTTAGTTACGAGTTGAAGATCGATAAGATGGAAACCTCTAACAAGAAAGGCTGGCTGATGTTTTCGGACGACGAAACTTATACCGACGTGCAGAAAAAGCTGTACCAGACCTCACGCGGGCAGCTGGAGCACAATGTCACTTACCTGCAAAGTGCAAAAACCAAAATACAACAAGTGATCGCACGCTACTACGAGCCACTTGGCTACGAAGTGCGTGTGCAGTTTGGCAGCGAAAATGCCGTGACCGTGTTACCCCTTAAAAAAGACTAG
- a CDS encoding helix-turn-helix domain-containing protein, translated as MNIQQFLPKQSLNPFVQQYFLLEDFTADTTFAGQQLFSLGNQYLVFVLKGEITFRPSDHAPFTLPDASVVGPFTCSGSVKLSGPSSAVIVQLNACGSHRLLGLSMDTVTNYYRDLSKLDAGQWKYLGRELASANDIVSLLDRALEKALREQERSLQGVDEILEHLLLQNGNVDMESVALYFKTSRHTLERRFMEVTGLTPQMFSRIARFNMAMSSIKEDMHTQQWQSVLQDCGYGDQTHFIKDFLYFGAPKAEKEPKTPQVSLRKIFKLAETMYPQYRTALN; from the coding sequence ATGAATATCCAACAGTTTCTTCCCAAACAGTCGCTGAATCCGTTTGTGCAGCAATATTTCTTGCTGGAGGATTTTACTGCCGACACCACTTTTGCCGGACAACAATTGTTTTCACTTGGAAATCAATACCTGGTATTCGTTTTAAAGGGAGAGATCACCTTCCGTCCCTCCGACCATGCGCCGTTTACTTTGCCTGACGCATCGGTGGTTGGACCTTTCACCTGTTCCGGTTCTGTTAAACTGAGTGGTCCCAGCTCGGCTGTGATCGTACAGTTAAATGCTTGTGGCAGCCATCGTTTGCTGGGCCTGAGCATGGATACCGTGACCAACTATTACCGCGACCTTAGCAAGCTGGACGCAGGCCAATGGAAATACCTGGGCCGCGAGCTGGCATCTGCCAATGATATTGTATCGCTGCTGGACCGCGCGCTGGAAAAGGCGTTGCGCGAACAGGAACGCTCATTACAGGGTGTCGACGAAATCCTGGAACACTTGCTGCTGCAGAACGGTAATGTGGACATGGAAAGCGTTGCCCTGTACTTCAAAACCTCCCGTCATACGCTCGAAAGACGTTTTATGGAGGTGACCGGTCTTACACCACAAATGTTCAGCCGCATCGCCCGCTTTAACATGGCTATGTCGAGCATTAAGGAAGACATGCACACCCAACAGTGGCAGAGCGTGCTGCAGGATTGTGGTTATGGCGACCAGACGCACTTTATCAAAGACTTCCTGTACTTCGGTGCGCCGAAAGCGGAAAAAGAGCCTAAAACGCCGCAGGTATCGTTACGTAAGATCTTTAAACTGGCGGAGACCATGTATCCCCAGTACAGAACTGCGCTTAATTAA